The Sphingobacteriales bacterium nucleotide sequence AAGTGAAAGAGCAGGTTTTGTTTTCAATAGGATAGATAATCAGTATGAATGCCAGCGTGGCAACAAAGCAGTACTGAGCTACAAAGGGATAAAAACAGATAGCAAAGGTTATGAAAAGAAACAATACAGAAGTAGTGAAAGTGATTGCAAAAATTGTGCATTGAGAGCACAATGCTGTGGTAAGGTTACCAAATACAAAAAGATAGAAGACAGCATAGATAAACCATATTATGATAGAATGCATGAACGTTTAACAAGTAATGAAGCGTATGCAAAGCGTATGGTACGGAAACGGAGTAGCACAGTAGAGCCAGTATTAGGCACGCTGATAAACTACAGAAACATGAAGCGAGTAAATACACGAGGCATACAAGGAGCAAACAAACACGTGTATTGATGGCGGCAATAAGTTATAATTTACAGAAATACCTGTTCTTTAATAAGCCAAAGCGAAAAATAGAAGCATTAAGCCTTATTAAAAGCAATAAAAAGGCAAGAAACAGGCTAAAAAAGCAAATAGAAGCCTATATTTTTACAAGAAGCGCCACCAGATACCAGAGAACGAAAGTAAAGAAAGCAACAATATATTAATACTAATAATATATGATATATAAATTATTTAAAATTGCCACCAAAAATACAACGTTGTGCAACTGCCACCGATGTTAGCGGCAGGTTATTTTATCTTGTTTTTAATTTTCTTAATTGTGTCTGTATAGTATTGATGCCAATTGTCTTTATAATTGTCTTCTTTTGGTTTTATTACGGTCACATTCAATGATTTTAATAGTTCTTCTTTGTCAGCTTTAATGTTCCTGTCGTAAAAGTATATATTATTTGAAATTAAATTGCTTGATTTTTCTTCATTTAATATTCTTGCTCTTTTTGTTAGTAGCCACCAAATGTCTGTTTCACTATAATCAAGTGAAAAGCCAAGTATATGAATGTTCGAGTTGAAAAACAATTCAGACCAAGAGCGATTGTCAAAATCTTTGGTTTTGAGCTTGTCTGTCATTTTTGTTATTCGAATTTGTTTTGAGTTTTCTTGAAATTCATAAGTTCCTTTTATATAAGCGTCTAGTTTACTTACAGAACCACAATAATGGTCAAGTCCTAACATAATAGAAATAGGTTTGTCAATTTCACCGTGAATATTCCAAATTTTGCAGATTTCTTTTTCGTTTTTGTCTAATATCTGCGTCTGCCTTCTTATGCTGTAAATATCTTCCGTGCTATTATTAGAACTGAAATACTTCTCCACATTAGTTATGTAATTTCTAAATGCATAGTCGTAATTTGTAGTTAAGTAGTTTTCTGCATTAAGTTCAAAGAGCATTTGATAAAACTCATTTGTTTCAATTTTTATAAGTAGGTCAGCGATTGAAAGTTTTATATTAAATTCAGTCTGCCTAATGTCATTTGAAGTTTTGTTTTCAAATACGGCTCTTTCGTAAATGAATGTATTTGGTAATTCTCCATTGTCAAATATTTTCTTGCCTTTAATTCTGTTTAAAAGTTCATTCCAAGGAATTGGTTTTTTACTCAAATTATTTAGTCCATTTCCAAAAAATATAGTGTCATTCATTGTTTGTAGTATGTCGGTTTAACTTGCCGCTAACGTGCGGCGGATTTGCGAAGTTACGAACTGCAAACGAAGTTTGCAAGTGAAGTAATTTTGCAAATCCGTTGATGTGTTGAAGGTCGAGCGTAGCGAGCCTAAACGCATCAACGGATGTAATCCGCCGCACGATGTGCAAAAGGCGTAGCGTAGCGAAGACTTTTGCACATCGGTTTTGGGCTTTGCGAAGGCTGGGATTAGAAGTACTAATGTTCAAATTTAGCACAATGTTCATTAGATTTCCAAATGTTCAATTTAGCACTGAAGCCCAGCTTTTGCAAAACCCCTGTGTTTGTTGCACAACGTAAAAATAATGACTTTTTTGATATTTTATATCTTCTGTATAAATAACTATATATTAATATACTTAGAATACTTTTATATAACATATGTTTGTTTATTCTTCGTATATTCGCACATGCAAGGACGCAAATCATTTCAACCTAAAACTATTTTCTTTACTTCTCTGCCTGAGCTCGTACCTCAAGATAATTTCTATAGAAAGCTGAATAATGCCATTTCGCTTCATTGGATTTATAAGGCTACTGCTGTGTATTATGGCATTGATGGTAACGAAAGTATAGACCCAGTTGTATTCTTCAAAATACTGCTTGTTGGTTATCTCAACAACATAAATTCCGATAGAAGACTCATCGCTTTCTGTGCTGATTCACTTGCTATTCGTTTGTTTATTGGTTATGATATTGACGAGCCTCTTCCTTGGCATTCTACTATTTCTAGAACTAGACAATTATATGGCGAAGAACTATTCCTTACACTATTTCAACAAGTACTAAAGCTATGCGTAGACAAAGGCATGGTTGCTGGCAAGCGTCAATGTGTAGATAGTGCTTATGTAAAAGCCAATGCTTCTATGGATGCTTTGATAGAAAAACAAGTTGTTGATGATGCTGTATTGTATGCAGAAGAACTGAATGAACATAGCGACTTTAAAGTAAAAGCTTCTATGAAAAAA carries:
- a CDS encoding transposase translates to MADAGYSSGKALKYLEQKNITAYIPNFGQYKSERAGFVFNRIDNQYECQRGNKAVLSYKGIKTDSKGYEKKQYRSSESDCKNCALRAQCCGKVTKYKKIEDSIDKPYYDRMHERLTSNEAYAKRMVRKRSSTVEPVLGTLINYRNMKRVNTRGIQGANKHVY
- a CDS encoding SIR2 family protein → MNDTIFFGNGLNNLSKKPIPWNELLNRIKGKKIFDNGELPNTFIYERAVFENKTSNDIRQTEFNIKLSIADLLIKIETNEFYQMLFELNAENYLTTNYDYAFRNYITNVEKYFSSNNSTEDIYSIRRQTQILDKNEKEICKIWNIHGEIDKPISIMLGLDHYCGSVSKLDAYIKGTYEFQENSKQIRITKMTDKLKTKDFDNRSWSELFFNSNIHILGFSLDYSETDIWWLLTKRARILNEEKSSNLISNNIYFYDRNIKADKEELLKSLNVTVIKPKEDNYKDNWHQYYTDTIKKIKNKIK